The nucleotide window ATCACACAAATCATACCGagaaattttgccgaggcgacccaagacgcTCGTTTAAGAACGGTggcttgcgaaccccacgagaatttatcggttgacttacgtgaaaaatcactcttgaatagaattaattgataaattttgccgaggcgacccaagacgcTCGTTTAAATAACGGTgccttgcgaaccccacgagaatttaacaattgaatctttcattgcataattttttatagaattaattgataaattttgccgaggcgacccaagatgctcgtttacgaacggtctcttgcgaaccccacgagaatttaacaattaactctttcattccaaatcttcagtaaaattaattgataaattttgccgaggcgacccaagatgctcgtttacgaacggtctcttgcgaaccccacgagaatttaacaattaaataatgtaaTCTAAAAACAAACCGCACTCTTAGTGAAGTGAACCAACGATTAAAAATACAGTTTTCGttcgatatatatatatttattaattttgtttctctcggaaatccagaaaagaaaacgtcaataagtgaaatcaaaaaaaaaactttattcaAAAAGACTACAGAAAACGTATCATCCATCCAGCCAAGCAGCCGTCCAGACAGCGACCCAAAGGACTAATTATAAAAGAAACAACGAAAGTGAGTAACGTGAggaaaacatttattctttcTACCCGGATGTCGTTTGATATTCCAAAAAAGGAAAGTTTAACCACTATTTACGGTTTTCGGTAAATTCTCAacgttaaaataaatcaatctagCATGTCCTTCTTAAAATCGGCAAGTCAAATTTTAATCGGCTACCGCTCGAcggttaaaaattgttatttcggcTTCCCTAAATTACTAAGATCAAAAACGGAAGGACAATATTGAAACAATGACACCAACtgagattttatttcttttaataaCACCAAATTCACCGGAAATACGTAACAAAAATGGTGCTAAGTGTGGGGTTTTTCTCAGtcactttttcgtttttttttattgcattagtTGGCTGGTCGCACACGTAATTTTAATCTAATGAATTTTAGCACTTTTAACGCCTATCATCCTAGAAGATACGATATACTGACCAatgttcgtttttcgtttcatccttcattttattttactcgagtttttttttgttctgaaagaaaaaaagtaaatctcaaaaattaatcgattaattcaACTCGTTAccatatatatattcatacagattcattgttttttttttgatttttgaaatacattaacaaaatttatatatatagatatcaATACTTGCATCAATCAAAATGGATAATTACGAAACGAATGTGGGTGAGATACCAGAGCAATTAGAAGAAGCCCGCGAGCTTAATCAACAACTCTTGGAAAGATTGAAATTAATCGAAGAACAGGCCCAAATAATTAAAGACCTACAAGCTTCAGTAAAACAATTGAAAGAATGTCAAACGCAGACTAGTAATTCTCCGTCGGAAGGAGACTTTGAACGACCCAATAtttcaaatcaaaattatttggcaACTAACGTAATTCTGGATGAGATGGctacccttaagaatgacatagatttattgaaaaataaaactgcaCAATCACAACCCAGCAATACACCTATCAATGCGCACTACATTCCGAGTAGAATCACAGTTAAAGATGCACTCTCGTATATACCTTCTTTTGACGGTTACAATATAACAGTTACACAATTTATGAGAGCTTGCAATCGTGCATGCTCTATGCTCGACCAGTCTACCGTTCCCATGTTTTTAGCACTTGTTCGTCAGAAATTTAAAGGACGTGCACGAATAACCttagaaaatttggaatatcaAACACCTCTGGAACTTGAAACTAATTTACGCAACTTTTTTGATCCTTATAAAACTGCAAATGAATTGAAAGCAGCGCTTGAGAATGTTTGCAAGAAATCGCAAGAGCATGTTGTAGATTACATTAACCACGTTAAAAGCCTCTATTCTGATGTAATTAAAACTGAAACGCTTGAAAGAGAATATTTAACAGTAGAAGATGTCACTAAACTTGAAAAAGATACTATTAGAGCCTTTCTGAATGGTCTTCCACCTTCGCTTCGTATCCAATGCTTATCTAAACCCCATACGACTCTAGatgaaacatttaaaaatacaatcgAAGTGTATAAAATCCACGAACGCGACATGACTCGATTTCACGAGccccaaaattttattggcacAACTCAAACTAACTCACACAGCTCTGGAGTTAATGCAAACATTCCACAAGAGGACAACCGCGTTTTCAATCGACGGGACAACGAAACTTCACATCGAAACGGGTTCAGCAAAACACCACAAGGGTTTAGTAACTCAAAAGCAATATCTCAAAATAGATATCACAATAATCATCCCAGGAATTTCAGCAACCCAGGTTCATGGAATAATCATCGCTTTTCTGCAAATCGAAACAATTTTAGTTCCTTTAATAATACTGGtactcaaaattattcaagtaaTAGCAATTTTGGGCAGGAAAACGGCAATAAACCAAGCTATATACCgggagttttttgtgaattatGTCGATCGCCAGGGCATAACTTGAGTAACTGTAGAAAGTTAGCTTACATGAACAgacaaaaagaaatgaattcaaaaaatgGCCAACTCCCCGAACAGAATATTGGCGGGTTTACGGGGAGCAATCCGAATCAAATCCCGTCACTATCTCAAAACCCGTGCAACCAATCGAGCGAAAATCAAATCCAACCGAATTTCCCCTCGACTTCGGGAACAACCACGGGAACTCAATAAAACGCGATTGCACACTACGAAGttctaaattaaatattcaggaCACTTTGAAAAGCGCAATTAAtagtaatataaatatttccggAGCGGATCTAGCGAAAATCCCGATCAAAACCATAGAAGAATTATACGTCGATCAAAGAGCACGAACAATTAATGCCATCAAAACACATGAAGGGCTTAGGGCGTTATGGGAACAAAAACCATCATTAATGCGGTACGGACTCGGATATCATGAAGAATTGAGACAGAAATCCCGGGGGTTAAAAAAAGTACAGGACTcagttaataataatcaattcgaaaaaaataattcagagaCGAACGTTAACATTAATTGTATACCTGACGAACCGATTAATGCGATAGTTTCCCCAGTAGAATCAGAGATTAAAATTTCCacagaaaatacaaaaataaattccgatTGTTCCATTAACACCACTG belongs to Diachasmimorpha longicaudata isolate KC_UGA_2023 unplaced genomic scaffold, iyDiaLong2 ctg00000375.1, whole genome shotgun sequence and includes:
- the LOC135172504 gene encoding uncharacterized protein LOC135172504, with the translated sequence MDNYETNVGEIPEQLEEARELNQQLLERLKLIEEQAQIIKDLQASVKQLKECQTQTSNSPSEGDFERPNISNQNYLATNVILDEMATLKNDIDLLKNKTAQSQPSNTPINAHYIPSRITVKDALSYIPSFDGYNITVTQFMRACNRACSMLDQSTVPMFLALVRQKFKGRARITLENLEYQTPLELETNLRNFFDPYKTANELKAALENVCKKSQEHVVDYINHVKSLYSDVIKTETLEREYLTVEDVTKLEKDTIRAFLNGLPPSLRIQCLSKPHTTLDETFKNTIEVYKIHERDMTRFHEPQNFIGTTQTNSHSSGVNANIPQEDNRVFNRRDNETSHRNGFSKTPQGFSNSKAISQNRYHNNHPRNFSNPGSWNNHRFSANRNNFSSFNNTGTQNYSSNSNFGQENGNKPSYIPGVFCELCRSPGHNLSNCRKLAYMNRQKEMNSKNGQLPEQNIGGFTGSNPNQIPSLSQNPCNQSSENQIQPNFPSTSGTTTGTQ